Genomic window (Streptomyces cadmiisoli):
ACCGGGCCCGGCTGCGCTACGCCGCTTTCGGCAGGGCCCGCCCACCGGTCGTCGGCACCTTGGCCGACCTGACACCGCAGGAGCGCCTGGTCCTCGTCCTCAGGTTGTACGAAGGGGTCGCCGAGGAGCAGACGGCCGCCCTGCTCGGACTGCCCGTGGAACGCGTCCGCATGCTGTGCGACCGGGCGACCGCGACCCTCCTGCACCCTCCCCGCGGCCCGGCCCCGGCGATGACGGGCGCGAACGCGGCGGCGGGCGCGAAGGCGGCCGCGTCATGACCGGGGGTGGACGATGAGCCGGCTGGACCGGGAGGCCGCGGCGCGGCACATCATGGAACAGGGCACGCCCCGGGTGCCACCCGACCTGTGCGCCGACGCCGTACGCCGCGGCAACCGCCTGCTGCGGCGCCGGGTCCTCGTACTGCGTCTGGCGTGGCTGCTGCTGTTCGCCGCGACCGTGGCGTTCACGGTCTGGGCACTGACGGTCCGGCCCTGGGTGGAGCCGCCGTCGCAGACGACCCCACCGCTGACGGGCTGGTGAACCGCTTCTAGCCCAGCGCCTGCTTGAGGTCTTCCAGCAGGTCGTCGACGTTCTCGATGCCGACGGACAGGCGGACGAGGTCGGCGGGGACCTCCAGGGCCGAACCGGCCACCGAGGCGTGCGTCATACGTCCCGGGTGCTCGATCAGCGACTCCACGCCACCGAGGGACTCACCGAGGGTGAACACCTTGGCCCGGTTGCAGACCTCGACGGCCGCCCGCTCGCCGCCCTCGACCCGGAAGGAGACCATGCCGCCGAAGGACCGCATCTGCTTGGCGGCGATCTCGTGACCGGGGTGGTCGGGCAGACCCGGGTAGAGCACCTTCGTCACGCGCGCGTGCCGGGTGAGCATTTCGGCGACCCTGACGGCGTTCTCGCTGTGCCGGTCCATCCGCACGGGGAGCGTCTTCGCGCCGCGCAGCACCAGCCAGGAGTCGAAGGGACCGGCGACCGCGCCCATCGCGTTCTGGTGGAAGGCCAGCTCCTCGCCCAGGGTCTCGTCGGACACCACCAGCGCACCGCCGACGACGTCCGAGTGACCCCCCATGTACTTGGTCAGGGAGTGCACCACGACGTCCGCGCCGAGCGACAGCGGCTGCTG
Coding sequences:
- a CDS encoding sigma factor-like helix-turn-helix DNA-binding protein is translated as MRERQASQGARRDREFEAFVAGAAGRLLHTATLLTAEAPNANPRARRLLTLALAHTYACWDRLRGEDPYVRTRHYLALRFAHGAWHHYAHRARLRYAAFGRARPPVVGTLADLTPQERLVLVLRLYEGVAEEQTAALLGLPVERVRMLCDRATATLLHPPRGPAPAMTGANAAAGAKAAAS
- a CDS encoding cystathionine gamma-synthase; its protein translation is MSDRHISQHFETLAIHAGNTADPLTGAVVPPIYQVSTYKQDGVGGLRGGYEYSRSANPTRTALEENLAALEGGRRGLAFASGLAAEDCLLRTLLGPGDHVVIPDDAYGGTFRLFAKVVARWGVEWSVADTSDPSAVRAAMTPRTKVVWVETPSNPLLGITDIAAVAQIARDAGARLVVDNTFATPYLQQPLSLGADVVVHSLTKYMGGHSDVVGGALVVSDETLGEELAFHQNAMGAVAGPFDSWLVLRGAKTLPVRMDRHSENAVRVAEMLTRHARVTKVLYPGLPDHPGHEIAAKQMRSFGGMVSFRVEGGERAAVEVCNRAKVFTLGESLGGVESLIEHPGRMTHASVAGSALEVPADLVRLSVGIENVDDLLEDLKQALG